From the genome of Psychroserpens ponticola, one region includes:
- the fusA gene encoding elongation factor G: MARDLKFTRNIGIAAHIDAGKTTTTERILYYTGVSHKIGEVHDGAATMDWMEQEQERGITITSAATTCTWDFPIENGEKTPDTKGYHFNIIDTPGHVDFTVEVNRSLRVLDGLVFLFSAVDGVEPQSETNWRLADNYKVPRIGFVNKMDRQGSDFLGVCQQVKDMLKSNAVPIVLNIGDEDNFKGIIDLVKNRAIVWHDETQGATFDVIEIPEDLKAEARKYRALLIEEVASYDENLLEKFMEDEDSITEEEVHAALRAAVMDMAIIPMICGSAFKNKGVQFLLDAVCRYLPSPTDKEGIKGMNPDTDQEELRKPDVKEPFAALAFKIATDPFVGRLAFFRAYSGRLDAGSYVLNNRSGKKERISRIYQMHANKQNAIDFIEAGDIGAAVGFKSIKTGDTLTDEKHPIVLESMDFPDPVIGIAVEPKTKADVDKLGMGLAKLAEEDPTFTVRSDEASGQTIISGMGELHLDVIVDRLKREFKVEVNQGQPQVEYKEAITASADHREVYKKQSGGRGKFADIVFTIEPADEGQVGLQFESVIKGGNVPKEFIPSIEKGFKMAMVNGPLAGFEVDAMKITLRDGSYHDVDSDQLSFELAAKLGFKNVAKAAKAVIMEPIMKLEVITPEENMGDIVGDLNRRRGQVSDMGDRAGAKTVKATVPLSEMFGYVTTLRTLSSGRATSTMEFSHYAETPKNISEEVIAVAKGVES, encoded by the coding sequence ATGGCAAGAGATTTAAAATTCACAAGAAATATAGGTATTGCTGCTCATATTGATGCAGGAAAAACTACTACAACAGAACGTATTCTTTATTATACAGGTGTTTCTCACAAAATTGGTGAAGTACATGATGGTGCTGCAACAATGGACTGGATGGAACAAGAGCAAGAAAGGGGTATTACAATTACTTCTGCTGCTACAACTTGTACATGGGATTTTCCGATTGAAAATGGCGAAAAAACTCCAGATACTAAAGGATACCACTTTAATATTATTGATACTCCTGGTCACGTAGATTTTACGGTTGAAGTAAACCGTTCATTACGTGTACTAGATGGTTTGGTTTTCTTATTTAGTGCAGTTGATGGTGTTGAGCCACAATCTGAAACTAACTGGAGACTTGCTGATAACTATAAAGTTCCTAGAATTGGTTTCGTTAATAAAATGGATCGTCAAGGATCTGACTTTTTAGGTGTTTGTCAACAAGTAAAAGACATGTTAAAGTCTAATGCTGTGCCAATCGTATTAAATATTGGTGACGAAGATAACTTTAAAGGAATTATTGATTTAGTAAAAAATCGTGCAATTGTATGGCATGATGAAACTCAAGGAGCAACTTTTGATGTTATTGAAATTCCTGAAGATTTAAAAGCTGAAGCAAGAAAATACAGAGCTTTATTGATTGAAGAAGTAGCTAGCTACGATGAGAACTTATTAGAGAAGTTCATGGAAGATGAAGATTCTATTACAGAAGAGGAAGTGCATGCTGCGCTTAGAGCTGCTGTTATGGATATGGCAATCATTCCTATGATTTGTGGTTCTGCTTTCAAAAATAAAGGGGTACAGTTCTTATTAGATGCTGTATGTCGTTACTTGCCTTCTCCAACAGATAAGGAAGGTATTAAAGGAATGAATCCTGATACAGATCAAGAAGAATTGCGTAAGCCAGATGTAAAGGAGCCATTCGCTGCTTTGGCATTTAAGATTGCAACGGATCCGTTTGTAGGACGTTTAGCATTCTTTAGAGCATATTCTGGTCGCTTAGATGCAGGTTCTTATGTTTTAAATAATCGTTCTGGTAAAAAAGAGCGTATTTCTCGTATCTATCAAATGCATGCTAACAAGCAAAATGCTATTGATTTTATCGAAGCTGGAGATATTGGAGCTGCTGTTGGGTTTAAATCTATCAAAACAGGAGATACACTTACAGATGAAAAACATCCTATCGTTTTAGAATCTATGGACTTCCCAGATCCAGTAATTGGTATTGCGGTTGAGCCTAAGACTAAAGCTGATGTTGATAAATTAGGAATGGGATTAGCTAAGTTAGCTGAAGAAGATCCTACATTTACTGTACGTTCAGACGAAGCTTCAGGACAGACAATTATTTCTGGAATGGGTGAGCTTCACTTAGATGTTATTGTTGATCGTTTAAAACGTGAATTCAAAGTTGAGGTTAACCAAGGTCAACCTCAAGTAGAATATAAAGAAGCTATTACGGCTTCTGCAGATCATAGAGAAGTTTATAAGAAACAATCTGGTGGTCGTGGTAAATTCGCAGATATCGTATTTACTATTGAGCCTGCAGATGAAGGACAAGTAGGACTTCAGTTTGAATCTGTAATTAAAGGTGGTAATGTTCCTAAGGAATTTATTCCTTCAATTGAGAAAGGATTCAAAATGGCAATGGTAAATGGGCCATTGGCAGGTTTCGAAGTTGATGCTATGAAAATTACCTTAAGAGATGGTTCTTACCATGATGTTGATTCTGATCAATTATCTTTTGAGTTAGCAGCTAAATTAGGTTTTAAAAACGTTGCAAAAGCAGCTAAAGCTGTTATAATGGAGCCTATTATGAAACTTGAAGTTATCACTCCAGAAGAAAATATGGGTGATATTGTAGGTGACTTAAACCGTCGACGTGGTCAAGTAAGTGATATGGGTGATAGAGCTGGTGCAAAAACTGTTAAGGCTACTGTGCCATTATCTGAAATGTTCGGTTATGTAACAACATTAAGAACATTGTCATCAGGTCGTGCAACATCAACAATGGAATTTTCACACTATGCAGAAACTCCTAAGAATATTTCAGAGGAAGTTATAGCAGTAGCTAAAGGCGTTGAATCGTAA
- the rpsJ gene encoding 30S ribosomal protein S10, producing the protein MSQKIRIKLKSYDHNLVDKSADKIVKTVKSTGAVVTGPIPLPTHKKIFTVLRSPHVNKKSREQFQLSSYKRLLDIYSSSSKTIDALMKLELPSGVEVEIKV; encoded by the coding sequence ATGAGTCAAAAAATCAGAATAAAATTAAAATCTTACGATCACAATTTAGTTGATAAATCTGCTGATAAGATTGTAAAAACAGTAAAAAGTACAGGTGCTGTTGTAACTGGGCCAATTCCATTACCAACACACAAAAAGATTTTCACTGTATTACGTTCACCACACGTAAACAAGAAGTCTAGAGAACAATTTCAATTAAGCTCTTATAAGCGTTTATTAGATATTTACTCTTCATCTTCTAAAACTATTGACGCATTAATGAAACTTGAATTGCCAAGCGGAGTTGAAGTGGAAATTAAGGTGTAA
- the rplC gene encoding 50S ribosomal protein L3 — MSGLIGKKIGMTSIFDENGKNIPCTVIEAGPCIVTQVRTEEVDGYSALQLGFDDKTEKSATKAEIGHAKKAGTSVKRKVAEFQGFEGDYKLGDAITVEHFIEGEFVDVVGTSKGKGFQGVVKRHGFAGVGQATHGQHNRLRAPGSIGAASYPARVFKGMKMAGRMGGERVNVENLRVYKVVAEKNLLVVKGCVPGHKNSYVIIQK; from the coding sequence ATGTCTGGGTTAATAGGAAAAAAGATCGGTATGACCAGCATTTTCGATGAAAACGGGAAGAATATTCCTTGTACAGTTATCGAAGCTGGACCATGTATCGTTACCCAAGTCAGAACCGAAGAGGTCGACGGGTACAGTGCCCTTCAACTTGGTTTCGATGACAAGACAGAGAAAAGTGCCACTAAAGCTGAAATTGGTCATGCCAAAAAAGCTGGTACTTCTGTTAAGAGAAAAGTCGCGGAATTTCAAGGATTTGAAGGAGATTACAAATTAGGAGATGCTATAACAGTAGAACACTTCATTGAAGGTGAGTTTGTTGATGTAGTTGGAACTTCAAAAGGAAAAGGTTTCCAAGGTGTTGTAAAACGTCATGGATTCGCAGGTGTAGGTCAAGCAACGCATGGTCAACACAACCGTTTAAGAGCTCCAGGTTCTATTGGTGCAGCTTCATATCCTGCGAGAGTATTCAAAGGTATGAAAATGGCTGGTCGAATGGGTGGCGAAAGAGTGAATGTTGAAAATTTAAGAGTCTATAAAGTGGTTGCTGAAAAGAACTTACTTGTGGTTAAAGGATGTGTTCCAGGACACAAAAACTCTTATGTAATTATTCAGAAGTAA
- the rplD gene encoding 50S ribosomal protein L4 produces MKVAVLDINGKDTGRKAELSKDVFAIEPNNHAVYLDVKQYLANQRQGTHKSKERAEISGSTRKIKKQKGTGTARAGSIKSGVFRGGGRMFGPRPRNYSIKLNKNLKRLARKSALTMKANAKDIVVLEDFNFDAPKTKNFTAVLKALDVQDKKSLFVLGASNNNVYLSSRNFKGSEVVINSELSTYKILNANKLILLESSLEGIESNLSK; encoded by the coding sequence ATGAAAGTAGCAGTTTTAGATATAAACGGAAAAGACACAGGTAGAAAAGCAGAGCTTTCTAAGGATGTGTTCGCTATTGAACCAAATAATCATGCAGTTTACTTAGATGTTAAGCAATATTTAGCTAATCAACGTCAAGGTACACATAAGTCTAAAGAAAGAGCTGAAATTTCAGGTAGTACACGTAAGATTAAAAAACAAAAAGGTACTGGTACAGCAAGAGCTGGTAGTATCAAATCTGGTGTATTTAGAGGTGGTGGACGTATGTTTGGGCCAAGACCGAGAAATTACAGTATTAAACTGAATAAAAACCTTAAGCGTCTAGCTCGTAAGTCGGCTTTGACAATGAAGGCAAATGCTAAAGATATCGTCGTTTTGGAAGACTTCAATTTTGATGCTCCAAAAACGAAAAACTTTACAGCAGTATTGAAAGCATTAGATGTACAAGACAAAAAATCGTTGTTTGTGTTGGGTGCTTCAAATAATAATGTATATTTGTCATCACGAAATTTTAAAGGGTCTGAAGTTGTAATAAACTCAGAATTAAGTACTTATAAAATTTTAAACGCAAATAAATTAATTCTTCTAGAGAGTTCTTTAGAAGGAATTGAATCGAATTTAAGTAAATAG
- the rplW gene encoding 50S ribosomal protein L23 encodes MSILIKPIITEKATMQSELLNAYAFQVNTKANKVEIKKAVEATYGVSVEKVRTINVRPDRSTKFTKTGIQHGKTNAVKKAIVQLAEGEVIDLYTNM; translated from the coding sequence ATGAGTATCTTAATTAAACCTATAATCACCGAAAAAGCAACCATGCAAAGTGAGTTGTTAAATGCTTATGCATTTCAAGTGAACACTAAGGCGAACAAGGTAGAAATCAAAAAGGCTGTGGAAGCAACCTATGGCGTTTCTGTTGAAAAAGTTCGTACTATAAATGTCCGTCCAGATCGTAGTACTAAGTTTACAAAAACTGGTATTCAACATGGTAAAACAAATGCTGTTAAAAAAGCAATTGTACAACTGGCGGAAGGTGAAGTAATTGATTTATACACTAACATGTAA
- the rplB gene encoding 50S ribosomal protein L2 produces MSVRKLKPITSAQRFRVVNGFDAITTDKPEKSLLVPNKRSGGRNSRGKMTMRHIGGGHKRKYRIIDFKRNKTGVPAEVKSIEYDPNRTAFIALLNYQDGEKCYIIAQNGLQVGQNVVSGREGIAPEIGNAMPLSQIPLGTIISCIELRPGQGAVMARSAGAFAQLMARDGKFATVKLPSGETRLVLTECMATIGVVSNSDHQLTVSGKAGRSRWLGRRPRVRPVVMNPVDHPMGGGEGKSSGGHPRSKNGIPAKGYRTRSKTKASNKYIVERRKK; encoded by the coding sequence ATGTCAGTAAGAAAATTAAAACCAATCACATCAGCTCAGCGTTTTAGAGTAGTAAATGGATTCGATGCCATAACTACTGATAAGCCGGAAAAGAGTTTACTCGTTCCGAACAAGAGATCTGGTGGTAGAAACAGTCGAGGAAAAATGACTATGCGCCATATTGGTGGAGGTCATAAAAGAAAGTATCGTATTATCGATTTTAAACGTAACAAAACAGGAGTTCCTGCTGAAGTTAAGTCTATCGAGTATGATCCAAACAGAACAGCTTTTATCGCATTATTGAACTATCAAGATGGAGAAAAGTGTTACATCATTGCGCAAAATGGATTGCAAGTTGGGCAAAATGTAGTTTCTGGTAGAGAAGGAATTGCACCAGAAATTGGTAACGCAATGCCATTAAGTCAAATACCTTTGGGTACTATTATTTCTTGTATTGAATTGCGTCCTGGACAAGGAGCAGTAATGGCAAGAAGTGCTGGAGCTTTTGCTCAACTAATGGCAAGAGACGGAAAGTTTGCTACTGTTAAATTACCTTCAGGTGAAACAAGATTAGTGCTTACAGAATGTATGGCAACTATTGGAGTTGTTTCTAATTCAGATCATCAATTAACGGTTTCTGGTAAAGCAGGGCGTTCAAGATGGTTGGGTAGAAGACCAAGAGTAAGACCTGTGGTAATGAATCCAGTTGATCACCCAATGGGTGGTGGTGAAGGTAAGTCTTCAGGAGGACATCCAAGATCTAAAAATGGTATTCCAGCTAAAGGTTATAGAACTCGTTCTAAGACTAAAGCGAGTAATAAATATATTGTAGAACGTAGAAAGAAATAA
- the rpsS gene encoding 30S ribosomal protein S19: protein MARSLKKGPYIHYKLSKKVEANVASNKKTVIKTWSRASMISPDFVGQTIAVHNGRQFVPVYVTENMVGHKLGEFSPTRSFRGHAGAKNKGKK, encoded by the coding sequence ATGGCACGTTCATTAAAAAAAGGACCTTACATCCATTATAAATTGAGTAAAAAAGTTGAAGCTAATGTTGCTTCAAATAAAAAGACGGTAATCAAAACATGGTCTAGAGCCTCTATGATTTCTCCAGATTTTGTTGGACAAACAATTGCTGTTCACAATGGTCGTCAATTTGTACCAGTTTATGTAACTGAAAATATGGTAGGTCATAAATTAGGAGAATTTTCACCAACACGATCGTTTAGAGGTCATGCAGGTGCAAAAAATAAAGGAAAAAAATAG
- the rplV gene encoding 50S ribosomal protein L22, with protein sequence MGSRKKQMADAIKEDRKKVAFAKLNNCPTSPRKMRLVADLVRGKEAEKALQILRFSSKEASRRLEKLLLSAIANWQAKNEDASIEDADLFVQEIRVDGGSMLKRLRPAPQGRAHRIRKRSNHVTVVIGAKNNTQA encoded by the coding sequence ATGGGAAGTCGTAAAAAACAAATGGCAGACGCTATTAAGGAAGACAGAAAGAAAGTTGCTTTTGCAAAATTAAATAACTGTCCTACCTCACCAAGAAAAATGCGCTTAGTAGCAGATTTGGTAAGAGGGAAAGAAGCTGAAAAAGCACTTCAAATCTTAAGATTTAGTTCTAAAGAAGCATCACGTCGTTTAGAGAAATTGTTATTGTCAGCTATCGCTAATTGGCAAGCTAAAAACGAAGATGCAAGTATTGAAGATGCAGATTTATTTGTGCAAGAGATTAGAGTTGATGGAGGATCTATGTTAAAAAGATTGCGTCCAGCACCTCAAGGTCGTGCACACAGAATTAGAAAAAGATCTAATCACGTTACAGTTGTGATTGGAGCAAAAAATAACACACAAGCTTAA
- the rpsC gene encoding 30S ribosomal protein S3, with translation MGQKTNPIGNRLGIIRGWESNWYGGNDYGDKLAEDDKIRKYVHARLSKASVSRVIIERTLKLVTVTITTARPGIIIGKGGQEVDKLKEELKKITGKEVQLNIFEIKRPELDAFLVGSSVARQIENRISYRRAIKMAIAAAMRMNAEGIKIQISGRLNGAEMARSEHYKEGRIPLSTFRADIDYALVEAHTTYGRLGVKVWIMKGEVYGKRELSPLVGLSKKQGGKSGGRGGNNKSRRRK, from the coding sequence ATGGGACAAAAAACAAATCCAATCGGAAATCGTTTAGGAATTATCAGAGGATGGGAATCTAACTGGTATGGAGGAAATGACTATGGCGACAAGCTAGCAGAAGACGATAAGATTAGAAAATACGTTCACGCTCGTTTATCAAAAGCAAGTGTGTCACGAGTAATTATTGAGCGTACGCTTAAACTTGTAACCGTTACTATCACTACTGCAAGACCTGGTATCATTATCGGAAAAGGCGGTCAAGAGGTAGACAAGTTAAAAGAAGAGCTTAAGAAAATTACTGGTAAAGAAGTTCAGTTAAACATCTTTGAAATTAAAAGACCTGAACTCGATGCGTTTTTAGTAGGATCAAGTGTTGCACGTCAAATTGAGAATCGTATCTCTTATAGACGAGCAATAAAAATGGCAATTGCTGCTGCTATGCGTATGAATGCTGAAGGAATTAAAATCCAAATTAGTGGTCGTTTAAATGGTGCTGAAATGGCACGTAGTGAACACTACAAAGAAGGACGTATTCCTTTATCAACATTTAGAGCCGACATTGATTATGCTTTAGTTGAGGCGCATACTACTTATGGTAGATTAGGCGTAAAAGTATGGATTATGAAAGGTGAAGTATATGGTAAAAGAGAACTTTCTCCATTAGTTGGCTTGTCTAAGAAACAAGGTGGCAAGTCAGGAGGACGTGGTGGGAACAACAAATCTCGTCGCAGAAAGTAA
- the rplP gene encoding 50S ribosomal protein L16 — protein MLQPKRTKFRKVQKGRMKGNTGRGHQLSYGMFGIKSLDTNFLTSRQIEAARIAATRYMKREGQLWIKIFPDKPITKKPLEVRMGKGKGAVEYWVAVVKPGRILFEVGGVPMDVAKEALRLAAQKLPVKTKFLIARDYEA, from the coding sequence ATGTTACAACCGAAAAGAACAAAATTTCGTAAAGTCCAAAAAGGACGTATGAAAGGAAATACTGGAAGAGGACATCAGCTTTCTTATGGTATGTTTGGTATAAAATCTCTAGACACAAACTTTTTAACGTCGCGTCAAATCGAGGCAGCTCGTATTGCAGCAACACGTTATATGAAAAGAGAAGGTCAATTATGGATTAAAATATTTCCAGACAAACCAATTACTAAAAAACCTTTAGAGGTTCGTATGGGTAAAGGAAAAGGTGCTGTTGAATACTGGGTAGCTGTAGTTAAACCAGGAAGAATCCTTTTTGAAGTTGGTGGTGTGCCAATGGACGTTGCTAAAGAAGCATTACGTCTAGCAGCTCAAAAACTACCAGTAAAAACTAAGTTTTTAATAGCTCGAGATTACGAAGCTTAA
- the rpmC gene encoding 50S ribosomal protein L29 — protein MKQAEITQLSVTELQEKFSETKKSYADLKMAHAISPLENPIQLRNVRRSVARIATELTKREIQ, from the coding sequence ATGAAGCAAGCAGAAATTACACAGCTATCAGTAACCGAGTTACAAGAAAAATTTAGCGAAACAAAAAAGAGTTATGCAGACCTAAAAATGGCTCATGCAATCTCTCCATTAGAAAATCCAATTCAGTTACGTAACGTTAGACGTTCAGTAGCAAGAATTGCAACAGAATTAACTAAAAGAGAAATACAGTAA
- the rpsQ gene encoding 30S ribosomal protein S17, translating to MEKRNLRKERIGVVTSNKMMKSIVVAEVKKVKHPMYGKFVLKTKKYVAHDETNDCNIGDTVKIMETRPLSKSKCWRLVEILERAK from the coding sequence ATGGAAAAAAGAAACTTAAGAAAAGAACGTATAGGAGTTGTTACTAGTAACAAAATGATGAAATCAATCGTTGTTGCTGAAGTAAAAAAAGTAAAGCATCCTATGTATGGAAAATTCGTTTTGAAAACAAAGAAATATGTTGCTCACGACGAAACAAACGACTGTAACATTGGTGATACGGTAAAGATCATGGAAACACGACCTTTAAGTAAATCTAAATGTTGGAGATTAGTAGAAATATTAGAAAGAGCTAAATAA
- the rplN gene encoding 50S ribosomal protein L14, with amino-acid sequence MVQQESRLKVADNTGAKEVLTIRVLGGTKRRYASIGDKIVVSVKDATPNGSIKKGAVSTAVVVRTKKEVRRPDGSYIRFDDNACVLLNPTGEMRGTRVFGPVARELRDKQFMKIVSLAPEVL; translated from the coding sequence ATGGTACAACAAGAATCTAGATTAAAAGTAGCTGATAACACAGGAGCAAAAGAAGTATTGACAATACGTGTTCTTGGTGGTACAAAAAGAAGATATGCTTCAATTGGAGATAAAATTGTAGTATCTGTAAAAGACGCTACACCTAACGGAAGTATTAAAAAAGGTGCAGTTTCAACTGCAGTAGTGGTTCGTACTAAAAAAGAAGTAAGACGTCCAGATGGATCTTATATTCGTTTTGATGATAATGCTTGTGTGCTTTTAAATCCAACAGGAGAAATGAGAGGTACACGTGTGTTTGGACCAGTAGCTAGAGAACTTCGTGACAAACAGTTCATGAAAATTGTATCATTGGCACCAGAAGTGCTTTAA
- the rplX gene encoding 50S ribosomal protein L24: protein MTKLKIKSGDTVQVIAGDHKGTEGKVLKVFKDKNKAIIEGVNMVKKHTKPSAQNPQGGIVEKEAPMHLSNLSLLTSKGETTRVGFKMEGDKKVRFSKKSNEVI from the coding sequence ATGACAAAGCTTAAAATTAAATCAGGAGATACAGTTCAAGTAATTGCTGGAGACCATAAAGGTACAGAAGGTAAAGTGCTTAAAGTATTTAAAGATAAGAACAAAGCCATCATAGAAGGCGTGAACATGGTAAAGAAACATACCAAACCAAGTGCACAAAACCCTCAAGGTGGAATTGTAGAAAAAGAAGCACCTATGCATTTATCTAACTTGTCGTTGTTAACTTCAAAAGGAGAAACAACTAGAGTTGGTTTTAAAATGGAAGGTGATAAGAAAGTTAGATTTTCTAAGAAATCAAATGAAGTAATATAG
- the rplE gene encoding 50S ribosomal protein L5, with protein MAYIPRLKQEYKDKVVSALTEEFGYKNVMQVPKLIKIVISKGVGAAVADKKLIDHAIDELTKISGQKAVATLSKKDVASFKLRKGMPIGTRVTLRGEQMYEFLDRLVTSALPRVRDFNGIKATGFDGRGNYNLGVVEQIIFPEIDIDKINKISGMDITFVTTADTDKEAKSLLTEMGLPFQKN; from the coding sequence ATGGCTTATATTCCAAGATTAAAACAAGAGTACAAGGACAAAGTAGTTTCTGCTCTTACAGAAGAATTCGGATATAAAAATGTAATGCAAGTTCCTAAGCTTATTAAGATAGTAATATCTAAAGGTGTTGGTGCAGCAGTTGCAGACAAGAAATTAATTGATCATGCTATTGATGAATTAACAAAAATTTCTGGTCAGAAAGCTGTAGCTACATTATCTAAAAAGGATGTTGCATCATTCAAATTACGTAAAGGAATGCCAATTGGTACTCGTGTTACGTTAAGAGGTGAGCAAATGTATGAGTTTTTAGATCGTTTAGTAACTTCAGCATTACCAAGAGTAAGAGATTTTAACGGTATCAAAGCTACAGGTTTTGATGGTCGTGGAAATTATAACTTAGGTGTTGTAGAGCAAATCATCTTTCCAGAAATTGATATTGATAAAATCAATAAAATATCTGGTATGGATATTACATTTGTAACAACAGCTGATACAGATAAAGAAGCAAAATCGTTATTAACTGAAATGGGATTACCTTTTCAAAAGAACTAA
- the rpsN gene encoding 30S ribosomal protein S14 produces the protein MAKESMKAREVKRAKTVAKYAEKRKALKEAGDYEALQKLPKNASPVRMHNRCKLTGRPKGYMRTFGISRVTFREMANQGLIPGVRKASW, from the coding sequence ATGGCTAAAGAATCAATGAAAGCCCGTGAGGTTAAAAGAGCAAAAACAGTAGCTAAATATGCTGAGAAACGTAAAGCTTTGAAAGAAGCAGGAGATTACGAAGCATTACAAAAGTTACCTAAAAATGCTTCTCCAGTTCGTATGCACAACAGATGTAAACTTACAGGAAGACCTAAAGGGTATATGAGAACTTTTGGTATTTCACGTGTAACATTCCGTGAAATGGCTAACCAAGGTTTGATTCCAGGTGTTAGAAAAGCATCTTGGTAA
- the rpsH gene encoding 30S ribosomal protein S8, protein MNTDPIADYLTRIRNAVMANHRVVEIPASNLKKEMTKILFDQGYVLSYKFDDSTVQGTIKIALKYNKETKESVIKKIQRISTPGLRKYANAKEMPRILNGLGIAIVSTSKGVITGKQAERDNVGGELLCYVY, encoded by the coding sequence ATGAATACAGATCCAATTGCTGATTATTTAACAAGAATCAGAAATGCAGTTATGGCTAACCACAGAGTGGTCGAGATTCCTGCGTCAAATTTAAAGAAGGAAATGACTAAAATATTATTCGATCAAGGATATGTTTTAAGTTATAAATTCGACGACTCAACTGTACAAGGAACAATTAAAATTGCTTTGAAGTACAATAAAGAAACTAAAGAGTCAGTAATTAAGAAAATACAAAGAATCAGTACACCAGGTTTACGTAAGTATGCTAATGCTAAAGAAATGCCCAGAATCCTTAACGGTTTAGGTATTGCGATTGTTTCTACATCTAAAGGTGTAATTACAGGTAAGCAAGCTGAAAGAGATAATGTTGGTGGAGAATTATTGTGTTACGTATACTAA